Sequence from the Flavobacterium sp. J372 genome:
CTTAGCACATTGGTACACAAATGAACCCGTATGCCTGTGGGCTTTGGTATGTTCGCCGCCGCGTAATAATTGTATTGAAGCACCCATTGTCTGCATCACATGTCCGCCTGTTTTTGGGTTGGTGTAATGCATCAGGATACCATCATATTCAGAGCCTGAATTAACCTTTGCGGCCTCAAGCAGCGCCGGGTAGACATGCTTCCAGGAGTATTTAAATAAAGGTGAATAGGGCTTATCCCATTCTGTATCAGCAGGAACCAAACCAACACCACTATATGTCATCGGCGAGTGATTGACAGGTGAAACCAACGGCTGCTTACCGTCAAAAACTGCATAATCATTGGCTTCAAGTGCATTCACCAGAGGAATGTCAAGCCCATCCTGCCATATACAAGTTTTACCATCAGCCTCAACGCCATGCTCATGCCAGGTGCTGTTAGGTGTTATCACAAAGTCGTTCACTTCCAGCATTATCTTGTTGCCGTCAACCACGGTATAGCCACCCGATCCTTCCATAATAAAGCGAAGGGCAGATGCTTTATGTCTGTGTGCCGATGTACTTTCACCCGGTCGTGTCACCTGAATCCCTGTATATAGCCAACCCACGGCAGCGCTAACATCCCGGCGCTTATCATTCACCAGGTATACTACCCGGCGACCGGCCTGTTCAGGCGTAACAAGTTCTGATGATTTAAGCACCAGCGAACGCAAATCCTCATATTTCCATAGCATAGGCACAGATGATGTGCGCGGCTCCCAAGGCTCAATATCGTTGGCTACTGTCCACAAGGCTCCTGCGCCGAGTGACTCCAGTTCTTTGTAGTAGGCTTCCAGTTCCGGCGTGTCCTGTACACGGGCGCGGCCCAGAACGCTGTCGTCAAATTTCGTTTCCATAAGCTGTTTATTTGAAGTGGATGGTGCGGGCTTTACCGGCAATCCATGTTCCCGCCATCGGCTTTATCTCCCGCAGCGGAGAGGATATCGCCTCTGTCGGGGCTATTCAGTTTTTCATTTTTCCTTTTGCAGGCTTTCCTCATCGTCAGTAAACGTGATGTTTTTCCTGGGCGCCGTGTTAACCCGCAAGTCAAAGATATCAAAGCGATTGTAATGCCCCAGTATGTCATGCATCTGCTTAGGCTGTATGCACTTAGCCAAATCAATATCTGCATAAACAATACCTTCTTCATCAATCAAAGGCTCGCCTATAACTGCGCCATTAGGCCCAATAAAGCCTGTAAAAGCGCTATCCTTTCGGGTAAGTAATTCTTCTGCATTCGGCACATCTTC
This genomic interval carries:
- a CDS encoding cupin domain-containing protein, yielding METKFDDSVLGRARVQDTPELEAYYKELESLGAGALWTVANDIEPWEPRTSSVPMLWKYEDLRSLVLKSSELVTPEQAGRRVVYLVNDKRRDVSAAVGWLYTGIQVTRPGESTSAHRHKASALRFIMEGSGGYTVVDGNKIMLEVNDFVITPNSTWHEHGVEADGKTCIWQDGLDIPLVNALEANDYAVFDGKQPLVSPVNHSPMTYSGVGLVPADTEWDKPYSPLFKYSWKHVYPALLEAAKVNSGSEYDGILMHYTNPKTGGHVMQTMGASIQLLRGGEHTKAHRHTGSFVYQCAKGQGYSIIAGKRFDWKERDIFCVPSWAYHEHVNLNPTEDACLFSFHDLPVIESLGLYQEMAHPEGFQAVAG